Within Azoarcus sp. DD4, the genomic segment CCCACATCTGTAACGTGGTCGATCCCTGGGCCGGCTCCTACATGATGGAGTCGCTCACCCAGGACATGGCCGACAAGGCCTGGGCGCTGATCGAGGAAATCGAGGCCATGGGCGGCATGACCAAGGCGGTCGAGTCCGGCTGGGCCAAGATGAAGGTCGAGGAATGCGCCGCCGACAAGCAGGCGCGCATCGACTCGGGCAAGGACGTCATCGTCGGCGTGAACAAGTACAAGCTCGCCAAGGAAGATCCGATCGAGATCCTCGACATCGACAACCACGCCGTGCGCGACGCGCAGATCGCCCGTTTGACCAAGATCCGCGCCACCCGCGATGCCGCCGCGGTCGAAGCCGCGCTGGCCGCGCTGACCAAGTGTGCCGAGACTGGAGAGGGCAACCTGCTCGACCTCGCGGTCAAGGCGGTGCGCCTGCGCGCCACCGTCGGCGAAATCTCCGACGCGCTGGAAAAGGTGTTCGGCCGCTACCGCGCCAACCCGCAGGCGGTGTCAGGCGTCTATGGCGCCGTGGTGGAAGAGGATGCCGACTGGAAAGCGCTGAAGGCCGAGATCGAAACCTTCGTCGCCGAGGAAGGGCGGCGTCCGCGCATCATGATCGCCAAGCTCGGCCAGGACGGCCACGATCGCGGCGCCAAGGTGGTGGCCTCGGCCTTCGCCGACCTCGGTTTCGACATCGACATCGGCCCGCTCTTCCAGACTCCGGAAGAAGCCGCCCGTCACGCGGTGGAAAACGACGTGCATGCGGTCGGCTGCTCCAGCCTGGCCGCCGGGCACAAGACCCTGGTGCCGGCCATCATCAACGAACTCAAGCGCCTGGGTGCGGACGACATCATCACCTTCGTCGGCGGCGTGATCCCGGCGCAGGACTACGACGCGCTCTACGCGGCCGGCGCCAAGGGCATCTTCGGGCCGGGCACGCCCATCCCGAAGGCGGCGCGCGAAGTTCTCAAGCAGATCCGCGCGGCCAAGGTCGCGGCCTGATACGCTGCGCAGCCCGGATGGCCTCCGACGGAGGCGTCCGGGCGTGGTCCCGCCCCCATCCCGTTCGATGTCGATGAACATGCCCGAAACCCTGCCGCTGCCCGCCGCCGATCTCGCCCTGGTCGAGGGCGTGCGCGCGCGCCAGCTGCGCCCGCTCGCCAAGACCATCACGCTGATCGAGTCTCAGCGCGAAGAGCACAAGGTGCGCGCCCGTGCCGTGCTGGAGGCGCTGCTGCCGCACACCGGCGGTGCGATGCGGGTGGGTATCTCCGGCGTGCCGGGGGTGGGCAAGTCCACCTTCATCGAGGCGCTGGGCCTGCACCTGATCGGGCAGGGTCTGCGCGTGGCGGTGCTGGCGGTCGATCCCTCGTCGTCGCTGACGGGCGGTTCCATCCTCGGCGACAAGACGCGGATGGAGCTGCTCAGCCAGAATCCCGCAGCCTTCATCCGCCCCAGCCCGTCGGCCGGTTCGCTCGGCGGCGTGGCCGAGAAAACGCGCGAGACTATGCTGGTGTGCGAGGCGGCCGGTTTCGACGTGATCATCGTCGAGACCGTGGGGGTGGGGCAGAGCGAGACCGCGGTTGCCGGCATGACCGACATCTTCTGCCTGCTGCAGCTGCCCAATGCCGGCGACGACCTGCAGGCGATCAAGAAGGGCATCATGGAGATCGCCGACCTCATCGTCATCAACAAGGCGGACATCGATGCTAGCGCGGCGATGCGGGCGAAATCGCAGATGAAGACGGCGCTGCACATGCTGCGCCCGGCGAGCCCCAACTGGACGGTGCCGGTGCTTACGCTGTCGGCACTGAAGAAGGATGGTGTTGCCGACTTCTGGAACACGGTGCAGGACTACCGCGCCGCGATGACGAAGAGCGGCGAGTTCGAGGCCAAGCGCCGCCACCAGGCGCTGGCCTGGATGTGGGAACAGATCGACGCCGGCTTGCGCAGCCGTTTCCGCAACCATCCGGGCGTGCGCGAAGCCCTGCCGCAGCTGTCGGCTGCGGTGGAGGCGGGCGGTACCACCCCGTCGGCGGCGGCGCTGCGTCTGCTTGCCTACCTGAATTGAAACGCTAGAACGACATATCGTCCGGCCGCGATAGCGCGGGCGGCGAGCAAGGAACCTTAAAGGAGGTCATCAATGCACGACATCATCCGTCAGCTGGACGAGAAGCGCGCCGCGGCCCGCCTGGGCGGCGGCCAGAAGCGGATCGACTCCCAGCATGCCAAGGGCAAGCTCACCGCGCGCGAGCGCATCGAGCTGCTGCTCGACCCGGATTCCTTCGAGGAATGGGACATGTTCAAGGAGCACCGCTGCGTCGACTTCGGCATGGCTGATGCGGAAAAGACCCCGGGCGACGGCGTGGTGACCGGCTACGGCACCATCAACGGCCGCCTGGTGTTCGTGTTCTCGCAGGACTTCACCGTGTTCGGCGGCTCGCTGTCCGAAACCCACGCCGAGAAGATCTGCAAGGTGATGGACCACGCGATGAAGGTCGGCGCGCCGGTGATCGGCCTCAACGACTCGGGCGGCGCGCGCATCCAGGAAGGCGTGGCCTCGCTCGGCGGCTATGCCGACGTGTTCCAGCGCAACGTCATGGCGTCCGGCGTGATCCCGCAGATCTCGATGATCATGGGTCCCTGCGCCGGCGGCGCGGTGTATTCGCCGTCGATGACCGACTTCATCTTCATGGTGAAGGATTCCTCCTACATGTTCGTGACCGGTCCGGAAGTCGTGAAGACCGTGACCCACGAGGACGTCACCGCCGAGGAACTGGGCGGCGCGGTGACCCACACCAGCAAGTCCGGCGTGGCCGACCTCGCCTTTGAGAACGACGTCGAAGCGCTCGCCATGCTGCGCCGTTTCATGAACTACCTGCCGTCGTCCAATCGCGAAAAGCCGCCGGTGCAGCCGACCAACGACCCGGCCGACCGTCAGGACTTCTCGCTCGACACCCTGGTGCCGGACAATACCAACAAGCCGTACGACATGAAGGAGCTGATCATCAAGGTGGTCGATGACTGCGACTTCTTCGAGCTGCAGCCCGACTACGCCAAGAACATCATCATCGGCATGGCGCGCATGGACGGCCAGCCGGTCGGCATTGTCGCCAACCAGCCGCTGGTGCTGGCCGGCTGCCTGGACATCAAGTCCTCGATCAAGGCGGCACGCTTCGTGCGTTTCTGCGACGCCTTCAACATTCCGGTGGTGACCTTTGTCGACGTGCCCGGCTTCATGCCCGGCACCGCCCAGGAATACGGCGGCATCATCAAGCACGGCGCCAAGTTGCTCTATGCCTACGCCGAGTGCACCGTGCCGAAGATCACCGTGATCACCCGCAAGGCCTACGGCGGTGCCTACGACGTGATGTCCTCCAAGCACCTGCGCGGCGACGTCAACTTCGCCTGGCCGAGCGCCGAGATTGCGGTGATGGGCCCGAAGGGCGCGGTCGAGATCATCTTCCGCGAAGAAAAGAACAACCCGGAGAAGCTTGCCGAGCGCGAAGCCGAGTACAAGGCCAAGTTCGCCAACCCCTTCGTGGCGGCGAGCCGCGGCTTCATCGACGACGTGGTCATGCCGCACAACACCCGCAAGCGCATCTGCCGCAGCCTGGCAATGCTGGCCGACAAGCAGCTCGACAACCCGTGGCGCAAGCACGGCAACATTCCGCTCTGATCGCCGGGGAGACTTAACGCAATGTTTACCAAGATCCTGATTGCCAACCGCGGCGACCAGCCGCAAAGCGGCGCAGAGACGAAGTCAAATCGCCGTGCGTGCGCAGCACGCTGCGATTGAGCCGCGGAGAGATAACGTATGTTTACCAAGATCCTGATTGCTAACCGCGGCGAAATCGCCTGCCGCGTGATCAAGACCGCCCGCAAGATGGGCATCAAGACGGTCGCCGTCTATTCGGAGGCCGACAAGGACGCGCTGCACGTCGACCTCGCCGACGAAGCCGTCTGCATCGGCCCGGCGCCGTCGAAAGATTCCTACCTCGTCATGGACCGCATCATCGCCGCGTGCAAGCAGACCGGCGCCGAGGCTGTCCATCCGGGCTACGGCTTCCTGTCGGAGAACGCCGAGTTCTCGCGCCGCCTCGAAGAGGAAGGCATCAAGTTCATCGGCCCGAAGCACTACTCGGTCGCCAAGATGGGCGACAAGATCGAGTCGAAGAAGCTCGCGATCGAAGCCAAGGTCAACACCATCCCGGGCTACAACGACGCCATCGCCGGCCCGGCGGAAGCGGTCGAGATCGCCAAGAAGATCGGCTACCCGGTGATGATCAAGGCCTCCGCCGGCGGCGGCGGCAAGGGCCTGCGCGTCGCCTACAACGACGCCGAAGCCTTCGAGGGCTTCTCGTCCTGCGTCAACGAAGCGCGCAACTCCTTCGGCGACGACCGCGTGTTCATCGAGAAGTACGTGCTCGAGCCGCGCCACATCGAGATCCAGGTGCTCGGCGACTCGCACGGCAACTACGTGTACCTGAACGAGCGCGACTGCTCCATCCAGCGCCGTCACCAGAAGGTCATCGAGGAGGCGCCGAGCCCCTTCGTCGATGCCGAGATGCGCAAGGCGATGGGCGAGCAGGCCGTGGCGCTGGCGCGTGCGGTGAATTACGAGTCGGCCGGCACGGTCGAGTTCGTCGTCTCCGGTGCGACCAAGGAGTTCTACTTCCTCGAGATGAACACCCGCCTCCAGGTCGAGCACCCGGTCACCGAGCTGATCACCGGGCTGGATCTGGTCGAGCAGATGATCCGCGTCGCCGCCGGCGAGAAGCTGCCGCTCTCCCAGGCCGACGTGAAGATCAACGGCTGGGCGATGGAATGCCGCATCAACGCGGAAGACCCGTTCCGCGGCTTTCTGCCCTCCACCGGCCGTCTGGTGCGCTTCCAGCCGCCGGCCGAAGCGCCGGGCCAGGTGCGCGTCGATACCGGCGTCTATGACGGCGGCGAGATCTCGATGTTCTACGACTCGATGATCGCCAAGCTCATCGTGCACGGCGCCACCCGCGACCAGGCGATCGCCCGCATGCGCGACGCGCTCAACGCCTTCGTGATCCGCGGCATCAGCTCCAACATCCCCTTCCAGGCCGCGCTGATGCAGCATCCGCGCTTCTGCTCGGGCAACTTCAACACCGGCTTCATCGCCGAGGAGTTTCCCAAGGGCTTCGACGCCTCGATGGTGCCGCACGACGATCCGGCCCTGCTCGCCGCGGTTGCCGCCTATGTCCATCGCAGCTACATCGACCGTGCCGCCAGCGTGTCCGGCCAACTGCCGGGCCACGAGCGCATCGTTGGCAACGAATGGGTGGTGATCCGCATGGGCGGCGACAACGGCAACGAACTGCTGCCGGTCACCGCCACGCCGATTGCCGGTGGTTACGCGGTGACGCTGAATGGCGAGACCTACACCATCGAGTCCGACTGGCAGCTCGGCCAGGCGCTGTTCAACGGCACCTGCAACTCCGACGAGTTCACCCTGCAGGTCGAGCGCCACAAAATGCGCTACCGCCTGTTCCACTGGGGTACGCAGGCCGACTTCATGGTCATGTCCAAACGTGCCGCCGAACTGCAGGGTTTGATGCCGGTGAAGCTGCCGCCCGACCTCTCCAAGTTCCTGCTGTCGCCGATGCCGGGTTTGCTGCGCGAGATTGCGGTTGTCGAAGGCCAGGATGTGAAGGCCGGCGAGAAGCTCGCGGTGATCGAGGCGATGAAGATGGAGAACCTGCTCAAGGCCGAGCAGGATGGCAAGGTCAAGAAGATCGTGGTCAAGCCGGGCGCCAGCCTGGCGGTGGACGACGTCATCATCGAGTTCGAGTGATCCGTCGCCACGACGCATTTGCTGTTTCGTTCGATGGGGAGGGAGATCCGGCGGCTTAGATCGCCGGATACCTGTCGAGGGATGGGCCCGCGCAAGCGGGCCCTTTTTTATTCGCCTGTGCCCAATTTGGGGGGCTGGCTGGCGGGATGTGTACGAGAATGCTCAATTAGATCGATTTTCTGTCGTGAACCGCATTCATGGATCCGAAGAAGCCCGCCGATGTCGCCCCCGCCGCCGCGGACAGCGAAGACTCGCTGCTGCGGGCGCTGATCGACGCGATTCCCGATCTGGTCTTCGTCAAGGACGAAGGCGGCCGTTACCTCGCCTGCAACCGTGCCTTCGAGGCATACGCGGGCCGTAGCGAGGCCGAGCTTATCGGCATGTCCGACGAGGAGCTCTTCGACGCAGCTTCGGCCTCGGCCTATGTGGAACACGACCGCAAGGTGCTCGACGGCGGAAGGGCCAGGCGCAATGAGGAGTGGATTACCTACCCGGATGGCCGCCGGGTGCTGCTCGACACCCTGAAGACCTTGTTCCGCGACGGCAGGTCCGGGCAACGCGGCCTCATCGGCATCAGCCGCGACGTGACCGCGGCGCGGCAGGCGGAGGAAGCGCTGCGGCGTAGCCAGGAAAACCTGGAGCGTGCCCAGTCGGTGGCGAGCACCGGCAGCTGGTACATCGACCTCCAGAACGGCGTGCTCGAGTGGTCGACCGAGACCTACCGCATCTTCGGCATTCCGCCGGGGCGGCAGGTGACCTACGCCGGCTTCCTCGATGCCATCCACCCGGACGACCGCGACATGGTGGACGCTGCCTGGCGGCAGGCCGTCGCGGGGGGCGAGTACGACGTGGTGCACCGCCTGGTGGTGGAAGGCCGGACCTACTGGGTGCGCGAACGCGCCGAGTTCCGCCGCGACGCCGATGGCAGGCTGCTTGCCGGCGTCGGCACCGTGCAGGACATCACCGAGCACAAGCTGGCGGTGGAGAGCGTGCGCCAGGCGGCGACGGTGTTCGAGAACACTGGCGAGGGGGTGATGATCGCCGACGCCGACAACCGCATCATCGCGGTCAATCGCGCCTTCACCGTGATCACCGGTTACGCGCCGGAAGAGGTGATCGGCCAGACGCCGCGCCTGCTGCAGTCCGGTCGCCATGGCGATGCCTATTACGAGGCGATGTGGCGCGGCGTACACGAGGCTGGCCACTGGCAGGGCGAGATATGGAACCGGCGCAAGAACGGCGAACTGTTCCCGGAACTGCTGACGCTGTCGGTGGTGCGCGATCACAACGGCCGCGTCACCAATTACGTCGGGGTTTTCTCCGACATCAGCCGCATGAAGGAAACCGAGGCGCGGCTGCAGCACCTGGCCCACTACGACGCGCTCACCGACCTGCCCAATCGGGTGCTGCTTAATCTGCGGCTGGCCCACGGTGTCGAGCGGGTGCATCGCAGCGGCGAACTGCTGGCGGTGCTTTTCCTCGACATCGACCGCTTCAAGAACGTCAACGATAGCCTCGGCCATCCGGTTGGCGACGAGTTGCTGATCGAGATCGCCCGCCGCCTGCGGGCACGCATCCGGGCCGAGGACACGCTGGCGCGGCTGGGCGGCGACGAATTCGTCATCCTGCTCGACCGTGTGCGCCGCGCCAGCGACGTAGCGGACTTCGCCCAAGAGATCATCGACCTGCTCAACCAGTCCTTCCAGCTCGCCAACGGGCAGGAGGTCTTCGTCGGCGCCAGCATAGGCATCAGCCTCTACCCGCTCGATACCGAGGATGCCACCCAACTGATCAGCAATGCCGATGCCGCGCTCTACCAGGCCAAGGAGGCCGGCCGCAACGTCTATCGTTTCTATACGGCCGACCTCACCCGCGCCGCGCACGAGCGCCTGGCGCTGGAGGTGGCCCTGCGGCGCGCACTCGAACGCAAGGAGTTCGTCCTCCACTATCAGCCGGTGGTGGCGGCGGAGAGCGGCGAGATCATCGGCGCCGAGGCGCTGGTGCGCTGGAGCCACCCCACCGAAGGCATGATCGCACCGCTGCGCTTCATCCCGCTGGCCGAGGAAACAGGGCTGATCGTGCCCTTGGGCGAATGGGTGCTCGAGAGCGCCTGCCGACAGGGCAGGGCGTGGCTGGACCAGGGCCTGGAACTGTCGATCGCGGTGAACCTGTCGACCCGGCAGTTCCGCTCGGCCGACCTGCCCGGCACCGTGCGCGACATCCTGGCCCGCACCGGTTTTCCGGCGGCGATGCTGGATCTGGAAATCACCGAGAGCACCGTCATGGAAGATGCCGACCGCGCGATCGACGTCCTTGCCGCACTCAAGCGCCTGGGGGTGAAGCTGTCGGTGGACGATTTCGGCACCGGCTATTCCTCGCTCGCCTATCTCAAGCGTTTCGAGGTGGATGCGCTCAAGATCGACCGCTCCTTCGTGCGTGACATCGTCGACGACGAGAACGATCGCATGATCGTCGCTACCGTGGTCGCAATGGCGCATCAGATGCGCCTCGGCGTGATTGCCGAGGGCGTGGAGTCGGCAGAGCAGCTTGCCTTCCTCAGCAGCCTCGGCTGCGAGGCCTATCAGGGCTACCTGGTCGGGCGGCCGATGGCGGCCGAGGACTTCGTCGTGGCGTTGATCCGGAGCGGGCAAGACTCCTGAGGGCGCGGCCTTGCCCGTGTCCGGATGTGGGAAGGTGGCGACGTGCGGCTATTAATATTTGCACAAATTAAATTTACAAAATAATATGCACGCCCAAGCCAGCGCACTTGCGCTGGTCCCGCCTGAATGGATGGTGCCCGATCGTGGCGCCATCGCTCGCTGACGCGCTCCGACACGCCCGAAACCGCCGACCCGGCGCTTTCTCCCGCTGCGTGCGAGCCGACGAGGAGGAAGCATGACGATCCAATCCCGTTCCAACCGCCGCTGGCCCATCCAGCTTGCCGATGCGGCACCGGTACCCACCTTCAAGGTCTATACCCAGCGCGACCTCGACCGCATCGACGCGCTCGACCGCCTGCCGGAAGAGATGCGCTTCGACATGCGTGTGGTCTCATCCGTCCTGCCCTTCCGGGTGAACCAGTACGTGATCGACGAACTCATCGACTGGTCGGACGTGCCGCGCGACCCGATCTTCCAGCTCACCTTCCCGCAACGCGGCATGCTCACCGAGGCCCATTTCGACCGCATCGCCAGGCTGCTGCGCCGCGGCGCCGACAAGGCCGAAATCGAGACCGCCGCCCAGGCGATCCGGCAGGAGCTCAATCCCCACCCGGCAGACCAGCTGGAAATGAACATGCCGCGCGACGCCGCCGGCAACCGGCTCGACGGCATCCAGCACAAGTACCGCGAAACCGTGCTGTTCTTCCCCAGCCAGGGTCAGACCTGCCACAGCTACTGCAGCTTCTGCTTCCGCTGGGCCCAGTTCGTGGGCGACAAGGCCTTGCGCATCGCCGCCTCGGAAGCGCGCATGCTGCACGGCTACCTGCGCCACCAGCCGCAGGTCACCGATCTGCTGTTCACCGGCGGCGATCCGATGGTGATGAAGACCAAGCACCTGCAGGCCTATCTCGAACCGCTGCTGGCGCCGGAGTTCGACCACATCCAGACCATACGCATCGGCACCAAGGCGCTCAGCTTCTGGCCGCAGCGCTTCCTGCACGACGCCGACGCCGACGATCTCGTCCGCCTGCTCGAGCGGATGGTGAAGGCCGGCAAGCATGTGGCGCTGATGGCGCACTACAACCACTGGCGCGAACTCGAGACCGATGCCGCGCGCGCCGCCATCGCCCGCATCCGCGACACCGGTGCGGTGATACGCGGGCAGGGCCCGCTGATCCGCCACATCAACGATGACGCCGGCGTGTGGGCACGGTTGTGGCAGACCCAGGTGAGCCTGGGCATCAGTCCCTACTACATGTTCGTCGAGCGCGACACCGGTGCCCGCCATCACTTCGAGGTACCGCTGGTGCGGGCGTGGGAAATCTACCGCGATGCGATGCAGCAGGTGTCCGGGCTGGCGCGTACCGCGCGTGGCCCCAGCATGTCGGCCAGCCCGGGCAAGATCGAGATCCAGGGCGTGACCGAGGTGGCGGGAGAGCAGGTGTTCGCGCTGCGCTTCATCCAGGGCCGCAACCCCGACTGGGTGCAGCGTCCCTTCTTCGCCCGCTACGACGAGCAGGCCACCTGGCTGCATCACCTGCGCCCGGCTTTCGGTGAAGCGACCTGGTTCTGGGAGGAAGAGTACGCTGCCATGCGCGACGACAGCCTCGCCGCCGCCTGAGCCGCTACGCCGCCGCCGGCGTGGACCATAATGCAGCGAAGCGGACGAGCGGCGGAGAGTTGCGATGCGTTTCGACAAGGGCAGGGAAAGCGACAACGTCGAGGACAGGCGGGGCCAGGGCGGCGGCGGTATGCGGCTCGGTGGCGGCAAGCTCGGCATCGGTACCATCATCGTCGCCCTGATTGCGATCTATTTCGGCGTCGATCCTGCACTCGTCCTGCAGACCGCCAGTGTGGCGCCGCCCCCGGCAAGGGTGGAGCGGTCGGCACCGGCCCCCGAAGACGAGCTCGGCCGTTTCGTGTCGCTGGTGCTGGCCGACACCGAAGACACCTGGGGGCCGATCTTCCGTGCGGCCGGACGCCAGTACGAGGAACCCAGGCTGGTGCTGTTCAGCGGTGCTACCGGAACCGCCTGCGGCACCGGGCAGGCGGCGATGGGGCCGTTCTACTGCCCGGCCGACCGCAAGGTGTATATCGATCTGTCTTTCTACGATGAACTGCGCCGGCGCTTCCGGGCGCCCGGCGATTTCGCCCAGGCTTACGTGATCGCACACGAAATCGGCCATCACGTGCAGAACCTGCTCGGCATTTCCGACAAGGTACAGAGCGCCCGCGGCAGGCTGTCGGAGCGCGAGGGCAACGCGTTGTCGGTCCGGCTGGAACTGCAGGCCGACTGCTTCGCCGGTGTTTGGGCGCACCACGCCGATCGGGCGCGGCAGATCCTCGAGACAGGTGACGTCGAGGAAGCCCTCACCGCGGCGGCGGCGATAGGCGACGACCGCCTGCAGAAGCAGGCGCAGGGCTATGTGGTGCCCGACAGCTTCACCCACGGCAGTGCGGTGCAGCGGGTGCGCTGGTTCCGCACCGGGTTGGCGCAGGGCTCGGTACGCGCCTGCGACACTTTTTCGGCCAACGCGCTGTAGGGCGCTCCGCTGGCCGGACGCCGGCGGCAGACAATGATGCGCGCGGCACAGGTGCCGCGCCGAAATGGCTGCGGCGGACTCAGCCGGCCAGGCGGGCGAAGGCCTCGACCACTTCCGGCGGGGCCTGCACCAACTCCACCAGCACACCTTCGCCGCCGATGGGGAATTCCTCGTTGCCCTTGGGGTGCAGGAAGGTGATGTCATAGCCGGCCGCGCCGCGGCGGATGCCGCCCGGCGCAAAGCGCACGCCCTGCGCGGTGAGCCATTCCACCGCCACCGGCAGGTCGTCCACCCACAGGCCGATGTGGTTGAGCGGGGTGGCGTGCACCGCCGGCTTCTTCTCCGGATCGAGCGGCTGCATCAGGTCCACCTCGACCTTGAACGGCCCCTTGCCCATCGCGCAGATGTCCTCGTCCACGTTCTCGCGCTCGGACACGAAGTTGCCGGTGACCTCCAGCCCCAGCATGTCCACCCAGAAGGTCTTGAGCTTGTCCTTGCTCGGACCGCCGATGGCGATCTGCTGGACGCCGAGGATCTTGAACGGGCGCTGCGACATGGGGAACTCCTGCTGAAATGGATTAAGAATTCATAATTATAGCGAAGTCGTTCCGAATCGAAAGCGCCTGCGCGCTGGCGGGCGCAGCGGGCTCACTCCCAGCTCACCTGCGCTGCGAACAGGTAGCCCGCACCGTACACCGTCTTGATCAGCTTGGGATTCTGCGGGTCGTCGTCGAGCTTGCGGCGCAGTCGCGAGATGCGCACGTCTATGCTGCGATCGAAGGGATCGACGTCGCGCTCGCCCAGCAATTGTTCGCGCGAGAAGATCTTGTTCGGGCGGCGCAGCAGCACCGCCAGCAGGCTGGCCTCGGCGGCCGACAG encodes:
- the meaB gene encoding methylmalonyl Co-A mutase-associated GTPase MeaB, which encodes MSMNMPETLPLPAADLALVEGVRARQLRPLAKTITLIESQREEHKVRARAVLEALLPHTGGAMRVGISGVPGVGKSTFIEALGLHLIGQGLRVAVLAVDPSSSLTGGSILGDKTRMELLSQNPAAFIRPSPSAGSLGGVAEKTRETMLVCEAAGFDVIIVETVGVGQSETAVAGMTDIFCLLQLPNAGDDLQAIKKGIMEIADLIVINKADIDASAAMRAKSQMKTALHMLRPASPNWTVPVLTLSALKKDGVADFWNTVQDYRAAMTKSGEFEAKRRHQALAWMWEQIDAGLRSRFRNHPGVREALPQLSAAVEAGGTTPSAAALRLLAYLN
- a CDS encoding acyl-CoA carboxylase subunit beta, which translates into the protein MHDIIRQLDEKRAAARLGGGQKRIDSQHAKGKLTARERIELLLDPDSFEEWDMFKEHRCVDFGMADAEKTPGDGVVTGYGTINGRLVFVFSQDFTVFGGSLSETHAEKICKVMDHAMKVGAPVIGLNDSGGARIQEGVASLGGYADVFQRNVMASGVIPQISMIMGPCAGGAVYSPSMTDFIFMVKDSSYMFVTGPEVVKTVTHEDVTAEELGGAVTHTSKSGVADLAFENDVEALAMLRRFMNYLPSSNREKPPVQPTNDPADRQDFSLDTLVPDNTNKPYDMKELIIKVVDDCDFFELQPDYAKNIIIGMARMDGQPVGIVANQPLVLAGCLDIKSSIKAARFVRFCDAFNIPVVTFVDVPGFMPGTAQEYGGIIKHGAKLLYAYAECTVPKITVITRKAYGGAYDVMSSKHLRGDVNFAWPSAEIAVMGPKGAVEIIFREEKNNPEKLAEREAEYKAKFANPFVAASRGFIDDVVMPHNTRKRICRSLAMLADKQLDNPWRKHGNIPL
- the accC gene encoding acetyl-CoA carboxylase biotin carboxylase subunit, which gives rise to MFTKILIANRGEIACRVIKTARKMGIKTVAVYSEADKDALHVDLADEAVCIGPAPSKDSYLVMDRIIAACKQTGAEAVHPGYGFLSENAEFSRRLEEEGIKFIGPKHYSVAKMGDKIESKKLAIEAKVNTIPGYNDAIAGPAEAVEIAKKIGYPVMIKASAGGGGKGLRVAYNDAEAFEGFSSCVNEARNSFGDDRVFIEKYVLEPRHIEIQVLGDSHGNYVYLNERDCSIQRRHQKVIEEAPSPFVDAEMRKAMGEQAVALARAVNYESAGTVEFVVSGATKEFYFLEMNTRLQVEHPVTELITGLDLVEQMIRVAAGEKLPLSQADVKINGWAMECRINAEDPFRGFLPSTGRLVRFQPPAEAPGQVRVDTGVYDGGEISMFYDSMIAKLIVHGATRDQAIARMRDALNAFVIRGISSNIPFQAALMQHPRFCSGNFNTGFIAEEFPKGFDASMVPHDDPALLAAVAAYVHRSYIDRAASVSGQLPGHERIVGNEWVVIRMGGDNGNELLPVTATPIAGGYAVTLNGETYTIESDWQLGQALFNGTCNSDEFTLQVERHKMRYRLFHWGTQADFMVMSKRAAELQGLMPVKLPPDLSKFLLSPMPGLLREIAVVEGQDVKAGEKLAVIEAMKMENLLKAEQDGKVKKIVVKPGASLAVDDVIIEFE
- a CDS encoding bifunctional diguanylate cyclase/phosphodiesterase yields the protein MDPKKPADVAPAAADSEDSLLRALIDAIPDLVFVKDEGGRYLACNRAFEAYAGRSEAELIGMSDEELFDAASASAYVEHDRKVLDGGRARRNEEWITYPDGRRVLLDTLKTLFRDGRSGQRGLIGISRDVTAARQAEEALRRSQENLERAQSVASTGSWYIDLQNGVLEWSTETYRIFGIPPGRQVTYAGFLDAIHPDDRDMVDAAWRQAVAGGEYDVVHRLVVEGRTYWVRERAEFRRDADGRLLAGVGTVQDITEHKLAVESVRQAATVFENTGEGVMIADADNRIIAVNRAFTVITGYAPEEVIGQTPRLLQSGRHGDAYYEAMWRGVHEAGHWQGEIWNRRKNGELFPELLTLSVVRDHNGRVTNYVGVFSDISRMKETEARLQHLAHYDALTDLPNRVLLNLRLAHGVERVHRSGELLAVLFLDIDRFKNVNDSLGHPVGDELLIEIARRLRARIRAEDTLARLGGDEFVILLDRVRRASDVADFAQEIIDLLNQSFQLANGQEVFVGASIGISLYPLDTEDATQLISNADAALYQAKEAGRNVYRFYTADLTRAAHERLALEVALRRALERKEFVLHYQPVVAAESGEIIGAEALVRWSHPTEGMIAPLRFIPLAEETGLIVPLGEWVLESACRQGRAWLDQGLELSIAVNLSTRQFRSADLPGTVRDILARTGFPAAMLDLEITESTVMEDADRAIDVLAALKRLGVKLSVDDFGTGYSSLAYLKRFEVDALKIDRSFVRDIVDDENDRMIVATVVAMAHQMRLGVIAEGVESAEQLAFLSSLGCEAYQGYLVGRPMAAEDFVVALIRSGQDS
- a CDS encoding KamA family radical SAM protein codes for the protein MTIQSRSNRRWPIQLADAAPVPTFKVYTQRDLDRIDALDRLPEEMRFDMRVVSSVLPFRVNQYVIDELIDWSDVPRDPIFQLTFPQRGMLTEAHFDRIARLLRRGADKAEIETAAQAIRQELNPHPADQLEMNMPRDAAGNRLDGIQHKYRETVLFFPSQGQTCHSYCSFCFRWAQFVGDKALRIAASEARMLHGYLRHQPQVTDLLFTGGDPMVMKTKHLQAYLEPLLAPEFDHIQTIRIGTKALSFWPQRFLHDADADDLVRLLERMVKAGKHVALMAHYNHWRELETDAARAAIARIRDTGAVIRGQGPLIRHINDDAGVWARLWQTQVSLGISPYYMFVERDTGARHHFEVPLVRAWEIYRDAMQQVSGLARTARGPSMSASPGKIEIQGVTEVAGEQVFALRFIQGRNPDWVQRPFFARYDEQATWLHHLRPAFGEATWFWEEEYAAMRDDSLAAA
- a CDS encoding neutral zinc metallopeptidase translates to MRFDKGRESDNVEDRRGQGGGGMRLGGGKLGIGTIIVALIAIYFGVDPALVLQTASVAPPPARVERSAPAPEDELGRFVSLVLADTEDTWGPIFRAAGRQYEEPRLVLFSGATGTACGTGQAAMGPFYCPADRKVYIDLSFYDELRRRFRAPGDFAQAYVIAHEIGHHVQNLLGISDKVQSARGRLSEREGNALSVRLELQADCFAGVWAHHADRARQILETGDVEEALTAAAAIGDDRLQKQAQGYVVPDSFTHGSAVQRVRWFRTGLAQGSVRACDTFSANAL
- a CDS encoding VOC family protein, with the protein product MSQRPFKILGVQQIAIGGPSKDKLKTFWVDMLGLEVTGNFVSERENVDEDICAMGKGPFKVEVDLMQPLDPEKKPAVHATPLNHIGLWVDDLPVAVEWLTAQGVRFAPGGIRRGAAGYDITFLHPKGNEEFPIGGEGVLVELVQAPPEVVEAFARLAG